One stretch of Dokdonia sp. Hel_I_53 DNA includes these proteins:
- a CDS encoding TIGR00730 family Rossman fold protein, whose amino-acid sequence MRNENRPKGWNENKTNDSWAIFKIMGEFVNGFEKMSRIGPCVSIFGSARTKPDNKYYQLSVEVAEKIAENGYGVITGGGPGIMEAGNRGAHLAGGTSVGLNIDLPFEQHDNPYIDSDKSLDFDYFFVRKVMFVKYSQGFVVMPGGFGTLDELFEAITLIQTHKIQKFPIILVGTEFWSGLMEWVKTTLLDSFANISAKDIDLIHLVDTSDEVIEVLNNFYDEFKLSPNF is encoded by the coding sequence ATGAGAAACGAAAATAGACCGAAGGGATGGAATGAAAACAAAACAAATGACTCTTGGGCCATCTTTAAGATAATGGGAGAATTTGTAAATGGCTTTGAAAAAATGAGTCGTATCGGTCCTTGTGTTTCCATTTTTGGAAGTGCCCGCACAAAACCCGATAATAAATATTATCAACTCTCCGTTGAAGTTGCCGAAAAGATTGCTGAGAATGGATATGGAGTTATCACAGGAGGAGGCCCTGGAATTATGGAAGCAGGAAATAGAGGAGCACACCTCGCAGGTGGTACTTCAGTAGGACTTAATATAGACCTTCCTTTTGAGCAACACGACAATCCGTATATTGACAGTGATAAAAGTTTAGATTTTGACTACTTCTTTGTTCGTAAAGTCATGTTTGTAAAGTACTCACAGGGATTTGTAGTCATGCCAGGTGGATTTGGAACACTAGATGAACTTTTTGAAGCTATTACTCTAATTCAAACACATAAAATACAGAAGTTCCCAATTATTTTGGTAGGAACAGAATTTTGGAGCGGTCTTATGGAGTGGGTAAAAACAACACTCTTGGATAGCTTTGCAAATATTAGTGCGAAGGATATTGATCTTATACATCTTGTGGACACTTCAGATGAAGTCATTGAAGTTTTAAATAACTTTTACGACGAATTTAAATTGAGCCCTAATTTTTAA